A portion of the Chlamydia avium 10DC88 genome contains these proteins:
- a CDS encoding ABC transporter permease — protein sequence MLRYISKRLIFNLLSLWVILTLTFLVMKSIPGDPFNDENGNTLSQETLQILKAQYGLNQPLHQQYLQYLKSLVTLNFGNSLVYKDRSVVSIIATAFPASAILGIESLILSIFGGICLGTLAAIRKEKQGRYILFSSIFQISIPAFVLATILQYLFAVKIPIFPIACWGGFSHTILPSLALAITPMAFITQLTCSSVSSVLNKDYALLAYAKGLPPMKIILKHILPYAVFPTISYAAFLVTTVMTGTFAIENIFCIPGLGKWFVCSIKQRDYPVTLGLSVFYGTFFMLSSLLSDLLQAMIDPQLRYSYKKIDIIDMKDNTTKN from the coding sequence ATGCTCCGTTATATAAGTAAGCGTCTGATATTTAACTTGCTCTCTTTATGGGTAATTCTTACTCTTACTTTCTTAGTAATGAAGTCTATCCCTGGGGATCCTTTCAATGATGAAAACGGTAATACCTTATCACAAGAAACACTACAAATCCTCAAAGCACAATACGGATTAAATCAACCCCTACATCAACAATATCTTCAATATCTTAAATCTTTAGTCACTCTGAATTTTGGAAATTCCCTAGTATACAAAGATAGAAGTGTGGTTAGCATCATTGCCACAGCTTTTCCAGCATCAGCAATTCTTGGAATTGAAAGTCTCATATTATCTATATTCGGAGGCATTTGTTTAGGAACACTAGCAGCTATACGAAAGGAAAAACAAGGGCGCTATATCCTATTCTCTTCTATCTTTCAAATATCAATTCCTGCTTTTGTACTAGCAACCATATTACAATATCTATTTGCTGTGAAAATTCCGATTTTCCCTATAGCTTGTTGGGGAGGATTCAGTCATACCATTTTACCTTCACTAGCATTAGCAATCACTCCTATGGCATTTATCACTCAATTAACCTGCTCTTCTGTATCCTCAGTTCTTAATAAAGATTATGCTTTGCTTGCTTATGCCAAAGGCTTGCCCCCTATGAAAATCATTCTAAAACATATACTTCCCTATGCTGTCTTTCCCACGATTTCTTACGCTGCGTTCCTTGTAACCACTGTGATGACAGGAACATTTGCCATAGAAAATATTTTTTGTATTCCAGGACTTGGCAAATGGTTCGTCTGTAGTATAAAACAACGTGATTATCCTGTAACCCTAGGGCTATCGGTATTTTATGGTACTTTTTTCATGCTATCTTCTCTACTATCTGATCTTCTACAGGCTATGATAGATCCTCAACTTCGCTACTCCTATAAAAAAATAGACATCATCGACATGAAAGATAACACCACGAAAAACTAA